In Glycine max cultivar Williams 82 chromosome 10, Glycine_max_v4.0, whole genome shotgun sequence, the DNA window TTGTTAGATTGGAGTCAATTAAAGTGAAAATGAATCAACTTCATGTAAAAATATCTGATGAAGAAGTAAATAGGGTAGTTAAGTACTTACTTCAGAACTCTCCACTAAGCAACTCTCCACTAAGCATAGTTGCTATCATAAATTGTCACTGTTCTTTTTCTTAACTATTCAGGTAAATGACTTTTACAGAGTTTGGGAGAACCTATGTTGTCAGGCCTAAAGGTAAACACCAAGCAACTATAGTCTGGTTGCATGGCCTCGGGGATAATGGCTCCAGGTGGGACATTATGAGAGAGAGACATAgaggtagagagagagagagacagagtgAGAGAGCAAGAGAGTGTGAGAGAGACAAAGTGACACAGAGACAGCGAGAGTTCTCTCAGAATGTGAGGGAGAGTGAGTGGAGGAGTGTGAGAGTGGGTAGACCGAGAGAGAGAGTCCGAACACGATGACAGAGTAGGACGGAGGAAAGGGATGATCATGGGTGGCGAACGTTGTGTAAGATGGAGGAAAGGGATGATCATAGGTGGCAAAAGGTGAGTAACCGAAGAATCAACTGGAACGACATCAATGGAAGAAGTGCAGTATGCTGGAATGCAAGGATGGAGGAACCGCCTAAAGATAACTCTGATCATGAAGACTGGGTAATAGTATCACGCAACAGGAAGAACAAAACGGAGGCTAGTAGACGTAGAATGGAAAGGAACAGCTACCAAAGGAAAGAAAAGCAGATGACATAGAGAAATAAGGATGATGTTACGACCTTCTATTTCTCTAGATTCCCTGAAGGGATAATGGAGCAAGATATGTGGCAGATTTTCCAGAAATGGGGAAAGGTATGGGAGGTCTTCATCCCCCGAACCAAAAACAAACTTGGCCATAGGTTCGGTTTTGTTAGGTTCAAAGAGGTGATGGATGAGCAGGGGTTGGAAAGATGCCTagataacaatatttttataggTGGCTAGAAGGTTTTCGTTAATAGACCGAAGTTTGACAGAAGGAAGGTGCCTTGCACGCATGAAAACAGCAATGCTACTCATGGTAAAGGGGTTGCTCAACAGGTGCACAAAGCTTTTAAGGGGGACACGACAACCACTGCTAAAAAAGGAGGTCCTCGTTCATACGTAGAGGTAGTTAAGGAGTTTAAACCTGGTCACATGAGCCCCAAGTATACGAGGGAGGGTGCTCATCACGCCGAAAGGGATAACTTTAGGCCTGTCACCTTAAGCTCGAATAAGGAGAACTCTGAGTGGCTTCACAAGTCCTGGGTAGGAAGATTGAAGAACAGAGCCATGTTTGAAAGGTTGGAGGAGGAGTTGAAATGGGTGGTGGAAGATGACGTTACTCCCTGTTACTGGGTTGACGACTGGGTTCTTTTCCCTAACATGGAGGACTCCAGCGCTGCTCGACTCATACACCAAGAGAAGGAGAATGGATCCACTCCTCTCTCAGAGCTACAGAAATGGTCTCCGGAACTACGTCCCACTCACAGGCTCACGTGGGTCCTCCTTTGGGGCCTTCCTCTGACGGTTTGGGAGGTGGAATCCATGGCGAAGGTGCTGTCGGAGTTCAGGGAGGTGGTGGAAGTGGATGAATATGTGGAGGAAACGAAGAGGATGGACGTGGCACGTATCCTTATGCGGACGCAGATGGAACCTCTGTTTCAGGCGACGGTGCCGGCCACCATTGACGGAGCAAAGTACGATCTTCACATCACGGAGGACGCGTCTGGTCTGGGAGCAACGAAGAAGCAAAACCGTAATGACCTCTGGTTCCCCCATTCTCCATTTTCGACCCAACCAAACACCCCCGTAACAGAGGGTGATGGCTTTCCTGGGGCCACCTTCTGCGACGAGTGCTCCGACGACGTCCCCGATGACCCCGCCGGCGGCTCCTGTGACCATAGGTTCATGGTCCCCTCGTCCAACGCTCGCAGAGACCATTGGGTTCAATCCCTTGGTCGTAGCGTCACGGACCGGTCCGCCTTAACCAGAGTCGACGTGGCCCAATCCCAGGGTGACAGAGTCCAAAGCAAACATTGTCCTCATGTGGAGAACGAGCTGGACAAATTCAACGGCCATATTTCCAGAAATGGCTTAGCTTTAAAAGCTTCTGCTGAAAAAGCTTTGCAGGGGAAAATCTTTAAGGAAAAAACCCCCAGCACAGACTGCCATGCAGTCGAAGGGCAGTGGGTTAACACCCATGGGGAAATCTCGGGCCAGACATCCAAAGACATACAGGGGGAGTTCGAAAAAGCTTTTCCTCTTGCGGAATCTTTGCCtcataataccatcctgaatacCATGTATCCCAGCATGGCTTATGCTGACTCTGGTCAACCAAACTTAAAGGTGTTATCTGAGGAAATGGGCCAGCAGATATGTGGCCCAACTCCTTCTGCCACAAAGGTCTATGTGAGAAGAAAGGAGGTGCTGAGAAGTAATACCAAGGCCCAGCAGTTTGACTAACCAAAGGAGGTGCTGAGAAGTAATACCAAGGCCCAGCAAATTGAGAAACCTTATGTGGACTCAAATCCAGCTTCTAAAGGTCACCCTCAGTCTTCCTTATATGAGGACCCTATAGAACTGCAATGCGCCCTCTTGAAGGAAATGGGCTTGACTTATGAGGAAGAAGATAACAAGGTTAAGGGGTTGTTGTTGGAAATGGAGAAGATAGATGATTTGAGGGCAGCAGAGAAGGGAAATAAAACTCATCAATTATGATTATTCTTTCCTATAATTCTAGAGGTTTGGGGAGGGGAATCAAATGGACTGCTGTTAGAAGGCTCATTGTAAAGCATAAAGTGGATCTTGTCTGCCtccaagaaaccaagagggagAACTTCAATAAAAGCATTTGCCAGGCCATTTGGGGTGACTCCACTGGTCATTGGGATTATGTCCCATCTGTGCAAGCTGCTGGTGGTCTTTTATGCATGTGGAATAATTCCACTTTTGAGgtaggaaggaaagaaaaaggtaGAAGCTTCTTAATGCTGGAAGGGAGATGTTGCAGTAATAATCAGAAGTTGACAATTGTCAATGTGTATGCTCCTTGTGACCTGGTTGGGAAGAAAGCTTTATGGGATGAGCTGAGGCAGCTGAAGGCCTCTAATCCTAGTGGAATGTGGTGTTTCCTTGGTGATTTCAATAGCATTAGAAGTTCACAGGAAAGAATCAGCTCATCTCAAAGAAGGGCAGATTCTTATGACATTTCAGCCTTTAATCAGTGGATTGATGATATGGAGCTTCAGGAAATTAAATGTTCAGGGAATATTTTTACTTGGATCAGGCCTAATGGATGCGTGAAAAGCAGACTTGACAAATTCTTGGTCTCTCAGAATTGGCTATCTCTTTGGCCTGAGAGCTGCCAAACTGTCCTCCAAAGGAACCTCTCTGATCATTGCCCTTCTATATTGCAAACTAGCATGGTGGACTGGGGACTAAAGCCCTTTAGGGTGTTTGACTGGTGGCTGCAGCAAAAGGGGTACCAAAAAATGGTGAGGGAGGCCTGGAAAAAGGATCAGCAGGGGGGTTGGGGTGGTATTGCcctgaaaaataaattgaaaaacttaaaaactgtTATAAGACAGTGGAGTAAAGCAGAGGGGAATATTAATCTTAAGAAGATCCTTAATATTCAGCAGAAGTTAAATGAAGTGGAGGATCTAGCTTCTCTTCGAAATCTGTTTGATCAAGAGATTAAGGACAGAATTTCACTGTAGCAGGAGTTATGGAATGCCTCACACACCTTTGAATCTTTAATGAGACAAAAATCTAGGGCCAGATGGCTGAAAGATGGGGACTGCAACACTGCTTACTTTCACAAGTACATGAACTTCAGGAGAGCTTATAATAATATCCCAGGTATTTCTATAAATGGGGAGTGGATCCAACAACCTGAAGCAGTGAAAAATGAAGCTGCCAACTTCTTCCATAATAGATTCACTGAGCATATGCTTTCTAGACCTACCTTTGATGGTGTTCACTTTAAATCTATTTCTCAGAGGCAAAAAGATCAGCTGATTGCCCCATTCTCTGACCAAGAGATCAAAGAAGCAGTGTGGAGTTGTGGAGGGGATAAATGTCCTGGGCCTGATGGCcttaacttcaattttattaaggAATTCTGGGATGTGCTGAATCCAGAGTTTAGAAGATTTGTGGACGAGTTCTATGCTCATGGTACCTTTCCTAGAGGCACCAATGCTTCCTTTGTGACTTTAATTCCCAAAATGTCTCAACCACAGTCCCTAAATGATTATAGGCCTATATCCTTGATAGGCTGCATGTATAAACTGATAGCCAAGCTTCTATCTAATAGATTAAGGTCTGTTATGGATGACCTCATTGATGAAAAACAATCAGCTTTCATCAAAGGAAGACATATCCTTCATGGTGTCTTGATCCTTAATGAGGTGGTGGAGGAAGCAAAGAGAAGCAACAAGCCAGTAATGATTTTCAAGGTGGACTTTGAAAAGGCCTATGACTCCGTGTCTTGGTCCTTCTTGGATTATATGTTGCTTAGATTGGGTTTCTGCCAAAAGTGGAGAGGATGGATATCAGCTTGTCTTCATTCAGCAACCATATCAGTTCTGATTAATGGTAGCCCATCTAAGGAGTTCAACCCCTCTAGAGGTTTGAGGCAAGGAGGTCCTTTAGCTCCCTTGCTCTTCAACATAATTGGGGAAGGACTCACTAGTATGATGAGGGAagcagttaaaaaaaatctctatagAAGCTTTCTAGTTGGAAAGAAGAAGGAACCTATTAATATACTGCAGTATGCTGATGATACTGTTTTTGTGGGTGAGGTTGATTGGCAGAATGTTCATACTGTAAAGGCCCTACTTAGAGGCTTTGAATTGACTTCTGGATTGAAGATTAACTTTGCTAAAAGCCAATTCGGGATAATAGGAGGTGGAGCTAACTGGGGTTTGGAAGCAGCTAATACCCTGAATTGTAGGCAAATGAACTACCCTTTTCACTATCTAGGCATTCCTATTGGTGCCAATCCTTCCAGTCTGCTGGTTTGGGAGCCTCTCATCACTAAATTCAAAgcaaaattatcaaaatggGCCCAGAAAGACATAtccatggggggggggggggaaggtCACACTTATTAATTATGTTCTCAATGCCCTTCCAATCTATCTTCTGTCCTTTTTCAGGATTCCCCAAAGCattgttcaaaattaatttcctTACAAAGGAAATTTCTATGGGGAGGAGACAATACTCATAATAAAATTCCTTGGGTGAAATCTTCTGATATTTGCCTGCCCAAGAATGAGGGGGGATTGGGTATAAAAGATATTTCGAAATTCAATGTAGCCTTAATGGGTAGATGGATATGGGCTTTTGCAGCTGGCCAGCAGCAGCTTTGGGTAAGAGTTCTAACCTCTAAATATGGTGGATGGCCTGAGTTCCAGCATGATACAGTCAAAAGGGGTTTTTCTCACTGGTGGAGGGATCTTAGAAAGCTATTTCACCAGTCAGATCACAATATCTTCAAGCACCACTTGAGTTGGAAGGTTGGATGTGGGGAAAGAATCAAATTCTGGACAGACAAGTGGCTAGGGGAAGACTATACCCTTGAGCAGAAATATAAtcagctttttttttattagtaggcAGCAAAATTCTCTCATCTCAGACATGGGTGTATTTAATCATGATAGCTGGGAGTGGAACCTTAGATGGAGAAGAAACTTATTTGATCATGAAAGTGATTTAGCTGTGCAGTTTATGGAAGAAATTTGTTCTGTCCCTATACAGCGATATATCAAAGACTCTATGCTGTGGTTGGCTGAACCCCATGGCCAATATACTACTAAATCAGCATATAGCTTGTGTATTAACCCCACTACAACAAGCGCAGATGGGAACATTTATAAGACAATTTGGAAGTTGAAAATCCCCCCTCGGGCAGTGGTGTTCTGTTGGAGGCTTCTTAAAAATAGATTTCCCACCAAGGCCAATCTTTTGAGGAGAAATATCAGTATGCAGGAAGACATCTGCCCTTTGTGTGGAAGTGTTCAGGAGGATGTGGGCCacttatttttcaattgtaCCTTGACAAGAGGTTTGTGGTGGGAAGCTATGAGTTGGATCCAGGTTGTAGGCCCCCTTCCAATCACACCGAAGTGCCATTTCATTCAATTCTGTGAAGGATTTGGGGAACCTAAGAATCACAAAACAAGGTGTGGGTGGTGGATTGCCCTAACTAGCTCTATATGGCAACATAGGAACCAGCTGATCTTCCAAGGAAAACCTTTTGATCCTTATAAAGTCATGGACCATGCAATCTTTTTAGTTTGGTCCTGGATGAAGGCTAAAGAAAAAGACTTCACTTGTAGTCTCAATCACTGGTCTTCCAATATAATGACTTCCTTTGTTTAGGGTGTCTCCATATTGTAATTAGGTTGGGTGGTTTTTGGAGGGCAGCACTTATGTGCTTTGTAACCTCttttcagtacctctggtactggtttgattttataatatatatatatatatatatatatatatatatatatatttgccttccaaaaaaaaaagacttttacaaattattcaaTTTAACTTCATTTTAGGTTTCCCTTTCTAGCTCATGCTCTCTTCATACAGAAAATTATAGGGTGTTAGATTGTGATTGCCTTGTTTATATGGTTTATTGTAGGTGTTTTATAAGAAACATCACGGTGGTGAATGtgtcttaaacttttttttttaattctgctGACCTGGTTAGTAAAATCCATGCTTAAACTCTTCAGGTGGAGATGTTTTGCAAATTATTCAGTTTCTATCTTGTTTTATGATTACCTTCCTTCCTGATTTTCTATTACTGGAGTTGATAGATTGCTTTGTGGGGTATACCATAGCTAACATGATCTATTAAGTTTATCTAAGAGGCATGCACCAGTGGTTGATTTAGTCCGTACACGATCCTCATCATTTCTCCTTTGGATTCTTCAAAACAGTACCTGTATTGGCTACATACATTAAGGCAACATTGGATGCCTAATATCTTTGGAGTGAAGTGTTTAATCTTGAATGTAGTGTGGGGGGTAAAAACCAGTTTTGAGGGATGATTAGTGTACTATTGTTTGGTTCCAGAGGTTTATGCAATTGGGGTAGGATATGTCTGTTAATAATACATACTGttatattttctgttttgtGCTTGGTGCTTGGCCATTTTAGTTAGGTTTTGTAAAAGGGTAGGGTACCCCTTGTACCCATGCTTAACGTCAACTATGCTTTTCTGTTGACAAAAAAAGAAGGtaaaactccaattctgataaaaaaaaaaaaaacaaaaacactagAAACACCCAAGTAATTGCATTTAAGTTTTGACCTTACACAATTAGGTACTATTTCCTAGATTAGCACTTTGTTTAAATGCCCATTTTGATAATAAAGTTTCATAGTTGTTGCATGACTATTAGAGGCCAGGGTCAAAACATGATCATTTGTTAACTTGCAAGCACTCTTTGTTATATTTTCAGGTACAAAAGAAGAACTATACATCAAGGTAGCCCCACTGCATCACTAATATCTGAATTTGGTTTAAAACACAACACATTTTTTCATAATCAGGGCATATAATAGTAGGAAAGGAAAGCAGTAGTTGAATCTGATCAACGTAGTAAACAGCATGTGATCACATAATTTGGGAAAATGATGTGAGGATTTAGAAGAACCTAGGATGATAGTTGAAATGGGATTAACTGTTATAAGTAAAACGGTTCACAGAAAAGGCTATGGAAAAAAGATGTGAAAAATATGGTGTATAAATAACATTGCTTTGTTCATTGTATCACCGTTGATATATAGATCACCTCTGGTTTTATAATATTTCATGTATCAGAACAAAATAAGAGAGAACATTacttaagaatgaaaaatcacAACTAGAGAGATGGGTTCCTAGTTTACATTCTGCTGTCAATTGAAAACCATCAAGTTCCAACTTGATACTTTCTCACATGATAGTTACAAAATATGGGGGAACATATGTTATTAATCTATCATGCAAGAAAACCAAGCCATTCTCCATTCTTCTTGGCCAACCTGATTAGCCCTTGCCTCTGCTTTCCATCTGCTCCTATTGATTTGCAGAATTCCGTGATCACCTAGCATTTCAAAATGTGAAAGTTCAGCACAAAAAACATGTTTCATGCTTACATCAATGTTACTCATACAAAATACTAGTAATAGCAAACAACATCTTCAATCAGTTGCTTGAACAAAATtctcaatttctttttcttttacctcAAATTAAATCTTGAATGCCCTTTTTTTGGGGTAATTTGTGGTGACAAATGGTAATTATGAACATATTATTAGTGTTTCTAATTGGCCCCTCCTTTGTCTCAGAAGTTAGAACCCCTTAACATGTTAATGTTTTGCAAATTGGTCATTCAAGATATGGACTACATAAAAACTGTAGTCCAATTTCCTTGAGTTcgattcatttttataatttcaaaatccACCAACAATGCTTAACAAACCTCAAACCAGATAAACATAAAAGAAGAGTTAAGGTGGGGAATGGAAATCAAGGGGAAAATGGATCCAAATTCATTTCTTCTCCAATCTCTCTTATTTTTAACCACTTGTCACTGTCAGTGTTTTTCAAATCCATATCCCTTTAATTGTGTTTCAACAGATTCCGGAATCCTTCAATGTAACCAATCTTGAAACAGATAAACCACACACGTAACACAACAAGCCCAATTCACAAATTAATGACACAGGAGAGAGAGGGTTCAAATCCCTAGGCtaacaaaaatactaaaaaaataacacacgtttttcaataataataaaaattttaatgacaCAAAGTGAAACATGGTTCCAAGCTAAAATTGCCACCACCCCACAAACAAAATTCTCAAATCAAGCAAAAGAGTGACAAACACCACCAACAAGGCAGCAACAAACTATTGACAAAGAACATCAAATTTCACCTGGGAGTGTAGTGCAATTGCTTTGCCTCTAAGCTGGTTGAAACGCTTCTTGCCAACGATGTTGCGAGTGATCACCACAAGAGGTGCAAATATACCTTTCCCTTCATTAACATTCTTCATCATAGGCTGCAATCTCGTGGGCTTTCCCTTCCCCATGCGAACTTGTGATGGCACTGACTTGGCCAGCATGGTGTAGTCCTCACCAACAATTGAAGTTCCCCAACTTCCATAGAAGGAAGAACCAACACACCCAGTTGCTGAAAGTGAAGTAGCCATTGGTTTatgctctcttttttcttttttgttgtgaaTATAAAAGTAGAGTTGCTCTTCTTAGAGCTTGAGATTAGATGGTTCTAATGGCTTATATTGCGTGCTTGAGAAGGAAGGGATATGGGTGTGTAAATTGGAGAGCCAGAGGTTTGGAATTGGACGCTAGTGTGATTCACAACATAGAAAAGCATTTGGAGCCACACGTATTGGTGGCTTggatttttagttttatgtgcttataataataattataaaaaaaatgtccacAACTCAAAATATGACTTGTGTGTGTAGTGCTGGCCCAAGCTACCTGGAGAAGATCCGAATCTCAAATTCTACAGGGTTACACGTATTTTCTAGGGTCATTCTCTAACCAAACTATATTAGCCCTTCATCAATCACTTTgagtgataaaaaaacaaatggttCTTATCAGAACATGTGATTTATAAATAAGTTGAGTAAATCACTAGGGTAATCGctgattaaaaacaaaacttactgattcttatatttttatacaccGACATTTCATcgtaatataaagaaaaattattcctaataaataactgaatgttataattttgctatttaaaggaattaataacaaatgaaaaaaaattatcataaaataaactcaaaatttcctaatttattaaaaactaaaaaaagaatttaaggataaaaaataaaattattattttactagaaattcaatgtaaataaaaaattatgagaaaacaaatataaattttaataatttatcaaaaacccCAATCATAATTTAgcctaaaataaaaagtaagttTAATTTTCTTCAGTTCCATTCTAGAAAGGAGGA includes these proteins:
- the LOC100500247 gene encoding Protein PROTON GRADIENT REGULATION 5, chloroplastic-like — encoded protein: MATSLSATGCVGSSFYGSWGTSIVGEDYTMLAKSVPSQVRMGKGKPTRLQPMMKNVNEGKGIFAPLVVITRNIVGKKRFNQLRGKAIALHSQVITEFCKSIGADGKQRQGLIRLAKKNGEWLGFLA